One region of bacterium genomic DNA includes:
- the miaA gene encoding tRNA (adenosine(37)-N6)-dimethylallyltransferase MiaA, producing MSAPRLVALVGPTGTGKTALACAIADRVPCRLISCDALQVYRGLDAATAKPEGEERRHPWALVDWVDPREDVNLGRFVRAAEAEVAAAAAEGRAALLVGGTGLYLRGLLKGVAEAPPRDEALRARLAALAARRGVPFLHRALSRLDPRTAARLAPNDRQRLARALEVRLLTGTSLAALQDGGWSRPDRYPALKIGLTLPREELYARLDARAAGFFARGLVAEVRRLVEEEGVPREANALRAIGYREVLRALAAEGPLDEAALVAETRRATRQYAKRQLTWFRGEPGMEWFDARKPGLADELAARIAAFASPPRDAASV from the coding sequence GTGAGCGCGCCGCGGCTCGTCGCGCTCGTCGGCCCGACCGGCACGGGAAAGACCGCGCTCGCCTGCGCGATCGCCGACCGCGTGCCGTGCCGGCTGATCTCCTGCGACGCGCTGCAGGTCTACCGCGGCCTCGACGCCGCGACCGCCAAGCCGGAGGGCGAGGAACGGCGGCACCCGTGGGCGCTCGTCGATTGGGTCGATCCGCGCGAGGACGTCAACCTCGGGCGGTTCGTGCGCGCCGCCGAAGCGGAGGTCGCCGCGGCCGCCGCCGAGGGGCGCGCGGCGCTGCTCGTCGGCGGCACCGGGCTCTACCTGCGCGGCCTCCTCAAGGGGGTCGCCGAGGCGCCGCCGCGCGACGAGGCGCTCCGCGCGCGGCTCGCCGCGCTCGCGGCGCGGCGCGGCGTCCCGTTCCTCCATCGCGCGCTCTCGCGGCTCGATCCGCGGACCGCCGCGCGCCTCGCGCCCAACGACCGGCAGCGGCTGGCGCGGGCGCTCGAGGTGCGGCTCCTGACCGGGACGTCGCTCGCCGCGCTGCAGGACGGCGGCTGGTCGCGGCCCGACCGGTATCCGGCGCTGAAGATCGGGCTGACGCTGCCGCGGGAGGAGCTCTACGCGCGGCTCGACGCGCGGGCGGCGGGCTTCTTCGCCCGCGGCCTCGTGGCCGAGGTGCGGCGGCTGGTCGAGGAGGAGGGGGTGCCGCGGGAGGCCAACGCCCTGCGGGCGATCGGCTACCGCGAGGTCCTGCGGGCGCTCGCCGCGGAGGGGCCGCTCGACGAGGCCGCGCTCGTCGCCGAGACGCGGCGCGCGACGCGCCAGTACGCCAAAAGGCAGCTCACGTGGTTCCGCGGGGAGCCGGGGATGGAGTGGTTCGACGCGCGGAAGCCGGGGCTGGCCGACGAACTGGCGGCGCGGATAGCCGCGTTTGCGTCGCCCCCGCGGGACGCCGCATCGGTATAA
- the hfq gene encoding RNA chaperone Hfq produces the protein MTDNAEEKDFQAAMLAKFRREGGLLAVWLVSGKRLIGRLKGFDRFTILLEHAGEDHLVFKHAIATIGPARDVHPRE, from the coding sequence ATGACCGACAACGCGGAAGAGAAAGACTTTCAAGCCGCGATGCTGGCCAAGTTCCGCCGCGAAGGCGGTCTCTTGGCGGTGTGGCTGGTCTCCGGGAAGCGGTTGATCGGGCGGCTGAAGGGGTTCGACCGGTTCACGATCCTGCTCGAGCACGCGGGCGAGGACCACCTCGTCTTCAAGCACGCGATCGCGACGATCGGCCCCGCGCGGGACGTTCACCCGCGCGAGTGA
- a CDS encoding PilT/PilU family type 4a pilus ATPase, whose amino-acid sequence MAQETDPLVPETTLDSLPVGPTPKAPEGKSGPPQYPLDDLLRFMVQNEASDLHLKPMRPPLLRLRGKLVPLKGPPVRPDELDRILRGLLTDRQKTQLEDRLCVEFGYSLPGVSRFRGTIFYQRGTLGGVFRRVPFAFPSLDEWGLPEVLKQFAEFKQGLVLLTGPTGSGKSSTLAALLREIIAKRRVHIVTIEDPIEFLLTDDLASVTQREVGTDTPSFADALRNALRQDPDVIMVGENRDLATMSTTLAAAETGHLVLTTLHTNSAAQTVDRIIDLFPAEQHRQVRQQLSTVLRAIVSLQLVERQDGHGMVAAVEILRDSPRVAKLVKDGAIAELAEEIEKSVAYHGMQSMNQSLAALVINNVVTRQKALETSPNPGDLDLMLRKFFFAAAGGTDAPGQEAAMPSDADYSRIARLLEIEKLYQDQNERFKTEIQDREERIRDLQTRLNEQTQRDGTVEDRIRQLEEERDRAARALEAQRVELEAKVERLQARVRELSQAEAGKDSSSGGRSGIFRR is encoded by the coding sequence GTGGCGCAGGAGACGGATCCGCTCGTCCCCGAGACGACGCTGGACAGCTTGCCGGTCGGCCCGACGCCGAAGGCGCCGGAGGGCAAGTCCGGCCCGCCGCAGTACCCGCTCGACGACCTGCTGCGGTTCATGGTCCAGAACGAAGCCTCGGATCTGCACCTCAAGCCGATGCGGCCGCCGCTGCTCCGGCTGCGGGGGAAACTCGTCCCGCTGAAGGGGCCGCCGGTGCGCCCGGACGAGCTGGACCGGATCCTCCGCGGCCTGCTCACCGACCGGCAGAAGACGCAGCTCGAAGACCGGCTCTGCGTCGAGTTCGGCTACTCGCTCCCCGGCGTGTCCCGTTTCCGCGGCACGATCTTCTACCAGCGCGGCACGCTGGGCGGCGTCTTCCGCCGCGTGCCGTTCGCCTTCCCCTCGCTCGACGAATGGGGCCTGCCCGAGGTCCTGAAGCAGTTCGCGGAGTTCAAGCAGGGGCTGGTGCTGCTGACCGGCCCGACCGGCTCCGGCAAGTCCTCGACGCTCGCCGCGCTGCTGCGGGAGATCATCGCCAAGCGGCGGGTCCACATCGTGACGATCGAGGACCCGATCGAGTTCCTGCTGACCGACGACCTCGCCTCGGTGACGCAGCGCGAGGTCGGCACCGACACGCCGTCGTTCGCCGACGCGCTGCGCAACGCGCTGCGGCAGGACCCGGACGTGATCATGGTCGGCGAGAACCGCGACCTGGCGACGATGTCCACGACGCTCGCGGCGGCCGAGACGGGCCACCTCGTGCTGACGACGCTCCACACCAACTCCGCGGCGCAGACGGTGGACCGGATCATCGACCTCTTCCCCGCCGAGCAGCACCGGCAGGTGCGGCAGCAGCTCTCCACGGTGCTGCGCGCCATCGTCAGCCTGCAGCTCGTCGAGCGGCAGGACGGGCACGGGATGGTCGCCGCGGTCGAGATCCTGCGCGACTCGCCGCGCGTCGCCAAGCTGGTCAAGGACGGCGCGATCGCCGAGCTGGCGGAGGAGATCGAGAAGTCGGTCGCCTACCACGGCATGCAGTCGATGAACCAGTCGCTCGCCGCGCTGGTGATCAACAACGTCGTCACGCGCCAGAAGGCGCTCGAGACCTCCCCGAACCCGGGCGACCTCGACTTGATGCTGCGGAAGTTCTTCTTCGCCGCGGCCGGCGGCACGGACGCCCCCGGCCAGGAGGCTGCGATGCCGTCCGACGCCGACTACTCGCGCATCGCGCGCTTGCTGGAAATCGAGAAGCTCTACCAGGACCAGAACGAGCGGTTCAAGACCGAGATCCAGGACCGCGAGGAGCGGATCCGCGACCTGCAGACGCGGCTCAACGAGCAGACGCAGCGCGACGGCACGGTCGAGGACCGGATCCGTCAGCTCGAAGAGGAGCGGGACCGCGCGGCCCGCGCGCTCGAGGCGCAGCGGGTCGAGCTGGAGGCGAAGGTCGAACGGCTGCAGGCGCGGGTGCGGGAGCTCTCGCAGGCCGAGGCCGGCAAGGACTCCTCCTCCGGCGGGCGCAGCGGAATCTTCCGGCGCTGA
- a CDS encoding CDP-alcohol phosphatidyltransferase family protein: MSRIDSALRQLTLANQLTLLRLAAVPAFALALLNGRAAWAFWIFVGASITDRLDGIAARRLGQQTALGAYLDPAADKLLMLATYVILALPQPLRSFPDFQLSRPMPAALTLIVVARDVVIVVVALGLFLAYGETKFAPLRIGKWATACEMGTGALYLLANVWDGVPNVALTIAAVATVAFGVGSAVAYLLRTSHAQRSRDEGGDQP; encoded by the coding sequence ATGTCGCGAATCGACTCCGCCCTGCGCCAACTGACGTTGGCGAATCAACTCACGTTGCTTCGGCTCGCCGCCGTGCCGGCGTTCGCGCTCGCCCTGCTCAACGGGCGCGCGGCGTGGGCGTTCTGGATCTTCGTCGGGGCCTCGATCACCGACCGGCTCGACGGGATCGCCGCCCGCCGCCTCGGCCAGCAGACCGCCCTCGGGGCGTACCTCGACCCGGCGGCCGACAAGCTGCTGATGCTGGCGACGTACGTCATCCTCGCCCTGCCGCAGCCGCTGCGGTCGTTCCCCGACTTTCAGCTTTCGCGCCCGATGCCGGCCGCGCTGACGCTGATCGTCGTCGCGCGGGACGTCGTGATCGTCGTCGTCGCGCTGGGGCTCTTCCTCGCCTACGGCGAGACGAAGTTCGCGCCGCTGCGGATCGGCAAGTGGGCCACCGCCTGCGAGATGGGGACCGGCGCGCTCTACCTTTTGGCGAACGTCTGGGACGGCGTGCCGAACGTCGCGCTGACGATCGCCGCCGTGGCGACGGTCGCGTTCGGCGTCGGCTCCGCCGTCGCCTATCTGTTGCGGACCAGCCACGCCCAGCGTTCGCGCGACGAAGGGGGGGACCAGCCTTGA
- a CDS encoding AI-2E family transporter, producing MNRLPPAVKWIGGLLLFAAAGCLAFRLRSILGALGAALIIAYALEPAVSWLERRRVPRSLGAALIALAAVGAVVGAFLVAAPVFADQLSRFADSVKLEKAFDPKAWPDWLTGWIQSHQAQIETYKLKLVAWAEGNAARLATSAATALAKVTSSLAGLIVALLNLVVVPVIAYYLVVDFPKLKATLSALVPRPALPEVSRIGGEVDAVLRSFLRGQLIVALSMGAMYAAGLTALGTPLGVLVGFAAGLLNMVPYLGLAAGIIPALALNFLEHQSWGRLVGVLAVFIVTQNVEGWILTPRLLGTSLGLHPVVVVLAIMVGGELFGFPGIILAVPAAAAISVFVREGVRRYRDSRLYQGAPAAPESGDAR from the coding sequence TTGAACCGTTTGCCGCCCGCCGTGAAGTGGATCGGCGGCCTGCTGCTCTTCGCCGCGGCGGGCTGCCTCGCCTTCCGCCTGCGCTCGATCCTCGGGGCGCTCGGCGCCGCGCTGATCATCGCCTACGCGCTGGAGCCGGCCGTCTCCTGGCTCGAGCGGCGGCGCGTGCCGCGGTCGCTCGGCGCGGCGCTGATCGCCCTCGCCGCGGTCGGCGCGGTCGTCGGCGCCTTCCTCGTCGCCGCGCCGGTCTTCGCCGACCAGCTCTCGCGCTTCGCCGACTCGGTCAAGCTGGAGAAGGCGTTCGACCCGAAGGCCTGGCCCGACTGGCTGACCGGCTGGATCCAGTCCCATCAGGCGCAGATCGAGACGTACAAGCTGAAGCTCGTCGCCTGGGCGGAAGGGAACGCGGCGCGTCTCGCGACGTCGGCGGCGACGGCGCTGGCCAAGGTGACCTCGTCGCTCGCCGGACTGATCGTCGCGCTCCTCAACCTCGTCGTCGTGCCGGTGATCGCCTACTACCTCGTCGTCGACTTCCCGAAGCTGAAGGCGACGTTGTCCGCGCTCGTGCCGCGCCCCGCGCTCCCCGAGGTCTCGCGGATCGGCGGCGAGGTGGACGCGGTGCTCCGCTCGTTCCTCCGCGGGCAGCTGATCGTCGCCCTCTCGATGGGGGCGATGTACGCCGCGGGGCTGACCGCGCTCGGCACGCCGCTCGGCGTGCTCGTCGGTTTCGCCGCCGGGCTGCTGAACATGGTCCCGTACCTCGGCCTCGCCGCCGGGATCATTCCCGCCCTCGCGCTGAACTTCCTCGAGCACCAGTCGTGGGGACGGCTCGTCGGCGTCCTCGCCGTCTTCATCGTCACGCAGAACGTCGAGGGCTGGATCCTCACGCCGCGCCTCCTCGGCACGTCGCTCGGGCTCCATCCGGTCGTCGTCGTCCTCGCGATCATGGTCGGCGGAGAATTGTTCGGCTTCCCCGGGATCATCCTCGCCGTGCCCGCGGCCGCGGCCATCTCCGTCTTCGTGCGCGAGGGGGTGCGCCGCTACCGGGACTCGCGGCTCTACCAGGGGGCGCCGGCGGCGCCGGAGAGCGGCGATGCGCGCTGA
- a CDS encoding Smr/MutS family protein: MRAERAVLDRLEWEGIRALFAARARTPMGVGFARALRPLPDAGAVERAQELVAEMRAARARAGRLPIAEVADPGLALEALQVAGKQLDGRTIYETVHMLAVARGTAQAVEALDPAFFPELVAEARTLPDVSAMVDPIIDNLGPDGLLADHASPELARARAEIRRLKEQVETVLSGLLKSDWAENVLRDRYVTQRNDRFVVPVRTDAPRRLPGIVHAKSDSLKTLFVEPMETVEMNNQLALLREEERQEVERILREYTEALRDGREEISRAADLLGRFDLLEATADWAEAARACRPDIAPGIGLRFVGARHPALESALAAENPPRAVVPLDVDLAREKRVLVISGPNAGGKTVALKTIGLLTLMAHAGLPLPAVEARVPLAERLYADIGDEQSIEGALSTFASHVKNLARMIDGAGEGTLALLDEIGAGTDPAEGAALGAAALERLMAKGALVVATTHHAAIKAWAYRAPGALNAACDFDDASLKPTYKLVSGVAGASIGLTMAAQLGLDAAVVEDARRRLDPSGAEAARMLDSIRALASDLETQRAELVARRRELDREAAERAAKDREAEERRRAEWERRVEQLMKSFRSDSGRVLDQLAETKDRRAVERDRARREKELRAKYVTEAAAERHAPAPAGWVPEAGEKVFVASLNKAGVVRAVRGRRVETLLGQAVFTVPIEELRPLSAAGTAPAASAAPAAKTYVRRAPAGVAAAMSEREVPLELQLLGQRVDEALAGLERYIDDALLAGVPEVRIVHGYGTGALKKAVREYLDGREDIVSWRDGREREGGGGATVVKLLPDADEA; encoded by the coding sequence ATGCGCGCTGAACGGGCCGTCCTCGACCGTCTGGAGTGGGAGGGGATCCGCGCCCTCTTCGCCGCCCGCGCGCGGACGCCGATGGGCGTCGGCTTCGCGCGGGCGCTGCGGCCGCTGCCCGACGCCGGCGCGGTGGAGCGGGCGCAGGAGCTGGTCGCCGAGATGCGCGCCGCGCGGGCGCGCGCCGGCCGGCTGCCGATCGCCGAGGTCGCCGATCCGGGGCTCGCGCTCGAGGCGCTGCAGGTCGCGGGGAAGCAGCTCGACGGCCGCACGATCTACGAGACGGTCCACATGCTCGCCGTCGCGCGCGGCACGGCGCAGGCGGTCGAGGCGCTCGATCCGGCCTTCTTCCCCGAGCTCGTCGCCGAGGCGCGGACGCTGCCCGACGTCTCGGCGATGGTCGATCCGATCATCGACAACCTCGGCCCGGACGGGCTGCTCGCCGACCACGCCAGCCCCGAGCTGGCGCGCGCGCGGGCCGAGATCCGCCGGCTGAAGGAGCAGGTGGAGACGGTCCTCTCCGGGCTGCTCAAGTCGGACTGGGCCGAGAACGTCCTGCGCGACCGCTACGTCACGCAGCGCAACGACCGCTTCGTCGTGCCGGTCCGGACCGACGCCCCGCGGCGCCTGCCGGGGATCGTCCACGCCAAGAGCGATTCGCTGAAGACCCTCTTCGTCGAGCCGATGGAGACGGTCGAGATGAACAACCAGCTCGCCCTGCTGCGCGAGGAGGAGCGGCAGGAGGTCGAGCGGATCCTGCGCGAGTACACCGAGGCGCTGCGCGACGGGCGGGAGGAGATCTCGCGCGCGGCCGACCTGCTCGGGCGGTTCGACCTGCTCGAGGCGACGGCCGACTGGGCGGAGGCGGCGCGCGCCTGCCGGCCGGACATCGCGCCGGGGATCGGCCTGCGCTTCGTCGGGGCGCGCCATCCGGCGCTGGAGAGCGCGCTCGCCGCGGAGAACCCGCCGCGCGCCGTCGTGCCGCTCGACGTGGACCTCGCCCGCGAAAAGCGGGTGCTCGTGATCTCCGGGCCGAACGCCGGCGGCAAGACGGTGGCGCTGAAGACGATCGGCTTGCTGACGCTGATGGCCCACGCCGGGCTGCCGCTGCCGGCGGTCGAGGCGCGGGTGCCGCTCGCCGAGCGGCTCTACGCCGACATCGGCGACGAGCAGTCGATCGAGGGGGCGCTCTCGACCTTCGCCAGCCACGTGAAGAACCTCGCGCGGATGATCGACGGCGCGGGGGAGGGCACGCTGGCGCTGCTCGACGAGATCGGCGCGGGGACCGATCCGGCGGAGGGCGCGGCCCTCGGCGCGGCCGCGCTGGAGCGGCTGATGGCCAAGGGCGCGCTCGTCGTGGCGACGACGCACCACGCCGCGATCAAGGCTTGGGCCTACCGCGCGCCGGGGGCGCTCAACGCGGCGTGCGACTTCGACGACGCCTCGCTCAAGCCGACCTACAAGCTCGTCTCCGGCGTCGCCGGCGCGTCGATCGGCCTGACGATGGCCGCGCAGCTCGGGCTCGACGCGGCGGTCGTCGAGGACGCGCGGCGGCGGCTCGATCCGTCCGGCGCCGAGGCGGCGCGGATGCTCGACTCGATCCGCGCCCTCGCCTCGGACCTGGAGACCCAGCGGGCCGAACTGGTCGCGCGGCGGCGCGAGCTGGACCGCGAGGCCGCGGAGCGCGCGGCGAAGGACCGCGAGGCGGAGGAGCGGCGGCGCGCGGAGTGGGAGCGGCGCGTCGAGCAGTTGATGAAGTCGTTCCGCTCCGACTCGGGGCGCGTGCTCGACCAACTGGCGGAGACGAAGGACCGCCGCGCGGTGGAGCGGGACCGCGCGCGGCGGGAGAAGGAGCTGCGCGCGAAGTACGTCACCGAGGCCGCGGCGGAGCGGCACGCGCCGGCGCCGGCCGGCTGGGTTCCGGAGGCGGGCGAGAAGGTCTTCGTCGCCTCGCTGAACAAGGCGGGGGTCGTGCGCGCGGTGCGCGGCCGGCGCGTCGAGACGCTGCTCGGCCAGGCGGTCTTCACCGTGCCGATCGAGGAGCTGCGGCCGCTTTCCGCCGCGGGGACGGCGCCGGCGGCGTCCGCGGCCCCGGCCGCGAAGACGTACGTGCGCCGCGCGCCGGCCGGCGTCGCGGCGGCGATGAGCGAGCGCGAGGTGCCGCTGGAGCTGCAGCTCCTCGGGCAGCGCGTGGACGAGGCGCTCGCCGGGCTGGAGCGGTACATCGACGACGCGCTTCTCGCCGGCGTGCCCGAGGTGCGGATCGTCCACGGCTACGGCACCGGCGCGCTGAAGAAGGCGGTGCGCGAATACCTCGACGGCCGCGAGGACATCGTCTCGTGGCGCGACGGCCGCGAGCGCGAAGGCGGCGGCGGCGCGACGGTCGTCAAGCTCCTTCCGGACGCGGACGAGGCCTGA
- a CDS encoding alpha/beta hydrolase — MSGAGDDPSPGRRALRGSSCGSPLGVVAALLAPLRRRPGESAAARWMRRALGVAAVAVAALLLVCVPLVVHPQWGVDLARRVALWRAGADTGFVEVDGARIAWASVGSGRPILVVHGLGAESAAMMPLARALAARGFRATMIDLPGCGRSPAGPRPLTIDDAGKYAADAAKALGMGDRPTMLGHSLGGWIVAWQALARPARTGPIVLVAPAGMLFSPPPVEDLLPTTVAGARRNLALLFVRPPRVPDFALWINVRKDRRGSRDLWRSALTGENLLDGRLGEVKSPALVVAGAQDKIVPPRTAEAMARGIKDARLLVLPDAGHMLIWERADAVADAAARFLEERRDAPAAEATR, encoded by the coding sequence ATGTCCGGCGCCGGCGACGACCCTTCGCCGGGGCGCCGCGCGCTCCGCGGCTCGTCGTGCGGGTCGCCGCTCGGCGTCGTCGCCGCGCTGCTTGCGCCGCTGCGGCGTCGGCCCGGCGAGTCGGCGGCGGCGCGGTGGATGCGGCGCGCGCTCGGCGTCGCCGCGGTCGCGGTCGCGGCGCTGCTGCTCGTTTGCGTGCCGCTCGTCGTCCACCCGCAGTGGGGCGTCGATCTCGCGCGGCGCGTCGCGCTCTGGCGCGCCGGAGCGGACACCGGCTTCGTCGAGGTGGACGGCGCGCGGATCGCTTGGGCTTCCGTCGGGAGCGGCCGGCCGATCCTCGTCGTGCACGGCCTCGGCGCGGAGAGCGCGGCGATGATGCCGCTGGCGCGCGCGCTCGCCGCGCGCGGCTTCCGCGCGACGATGATCGATCTGCCGGGCTGCGGCCGAAGCCCCGCCGGGCCCCGTCCGCTGACGATCGACGACGCCGGGAAGTACGCCGCCGACGCCGCGAAGGCCTTGGGGATGGGCGATCGCCCGACGATGCTCGGCCATTCGCTCGGCGGCTGGATCGTCGCCTGGCAGGCGCTGGCGCGCCCCGCGCGGACCGGGCCGATCGTCCTCGTCGCGCCGGCGGGGATGCTCTTCTCGCCGCCGCCGGTCGAGGACCTGCTGCCGACGACGGTGGCCGGCGCGCGGCGCAACCTCGCGCTGCTCTTCGTGCGGCCGCCGCGCGTGCCGGACTTCGCGCTCTGGATCAACGTGCGCAAGGACCGGCGCGGCAGCCGCGACCTGTGGCGTTCCGCGCTGACCGGCGAGAACCTGCTCGACGGCCGGCTCGGGGAGGTGAAGAGCCCGGCGCTCGTCGTCGCCGGCGCGCAGGACAAGATCGTGCCGCCGCGGACCGCGGAGGCGATGGCGCGCGGGATCAAGGACGCGCGGCTGCTCGTCCTGCCCGACGCCGGGCACATGCTGATCTGGGAGCGCGCCGACGCGGTCGCCGACGCCGCGGCCCGCTTTCTCGAGGAGCGCCGCGACGCGCCGGCGGCCGAGGCGACGCGATGA